tatttagacatataagattatgttaaaatgtataaagatctacatttccttcaatcggtatcaagagccaggttgtttgcatgcaaattggttaaaagtttttccgagttatatgaataacgaaataaaacttgtaaaatttgtgttattatgatatatcacgaaataattacatgcatgttaatatttctggtcctaaagtgttttaggatttttggttaatttttcggatttttattgttcatatttaataataatgacatttaaatgtgattttatgagtaaaaatgtcatttttggtcgaaaattagctatacttcgaattttcacttggtttttggatatgttgttacatatattattttgagataacctgtaaattttcataatttttgcacttgttatgctcaaaaaaatgaatttttcattattaaattcggatttaagagaaaaataggttaatatgagttaaatttcgaatctggtcatagaaaatttatatgttgtcacatgcaattttacaagaagtgtgtaaaataattggctataaagaagtcttttagcatgatttatgaatttttgaagaaaaatgacataaatagtgactttattagtgaaaattaataaaatataatctatgacttaggaaaaacgtctaatgttgcattttattatatttttcagatctaaaattgaaaagttaatgaaaatatttttttttccatgtttttatgattattttattaaatatcgataaaccgcaacattgtttttccggaaaattttcgaaatttttaacctaagattttgaacattatgagtgtcatggatttttccagaatgttcatgaattttaaatttcaaattttgaatttatttgaaattttgtgatttatttgaagttaaatagcttatttttgtaattttggtccatttatgaacaaatttgtaaataaaagttaattatggtcaaattactagtgaagactatattttgagtcctaagtggttagggtaattaactagtgcataaatatgagtttatgcatatttgtgattataaaatgttgaaatcacgcaaatccgtaaaaacgagtaatatacgatattggcaatttaaaggcgatttagcataaaaattgagcatgttcatacatattataatgctgcatttttatttatgattgtcataattttaatttatgtaattttgaattatgtaattttacttagtatggccttagattttaattggtatttccgaaatgtatggggatatcgattcggttgtaatttttattgtgatctcgtatcaccgttttgtaatatttaatagatttattttattttagttacaaatgtataataggaaattatgtaatttattatgtaattttattcattccggagttcataaagacggattacttcaagaatggcgatacataaagacggtgttacctcgagatgcgtgccacaactgaagttcaagggaccaatggagttggtttccgaatatgtaatagattaatagtttttctattttaggaaaggccatactaggatttatttatctttatgcttgcattttattttatgtcacatgcatcgctaaatcgccgtaactaaaacatgcatcctttttatcgagtttatcgaccgtgtcaattagaattatcgtagttcaccgctttagttcacttaaaacgtgatagataataaattgacatgacctctcgctaaaacaattaattgagatatagccttaccaaatagtagaaaccatgaaaacctatttcgcgagggagtgcactcggccccaccggggtacaaaccttgttacgtaggggaagtgggtgatgaatgttaaatccaccgaattcatgttgataagggatgtatcggccctaccgtgcccaagttgatatggatttggatcatggacacatttattcgaaatttggattgaactcaacaaaagtttttgataagggatgtatcggccctaccgtgcccttgtcgaatgtgttttgggctaaagataaatgttaatgtaatattatcgaccaagagttctaaaagtagaatcgattaaacgttaatccaccgagttatattgataaaggatgaatcggccctaccgtgcctaagtcgatatgaatttgggtcttggaatcatttattatagttgggtagaggtcactatatgaatgctcatatcttgttaaatttgcaagtatgatttaaaaggacaaatgttaatatttcctttcctccatatttgtagtgcaatgaatccatcaaatgctaccgcacccattactattgagtcatatcaccatgttcttgacgacgtatgctccaacaacaatttcgatacaactagagaacttcatttcgggatgggttcggatggaaaccttaatttcatcaccacttctaaaccacccactactactagacctcgtgtgagtccgtctcgggaagactacctcatgcaatctatagggtctttgtctctggaagacaaagatgccaaagctagtgggagctctagcaatcaagttcttgctacaaagggcaagaggttcaagaagaaaggaaagaaaatcaaaaacttcaagcaagttaatgatgagtgccattattgctatggcatgggacattggcttaggaattgccctatgtatttgcgaaatataagggaaggactcattactccaaaaggtacaattcctaaagaaatttatgttattgatataaattatacttccactacgacatgggtactagataccggttgtggttctcacctttgtaatcatctacagggtttaagagatgtggagaagcttagcaagggagatgtggatcttcgacttggaaatggagctcgggtagcggccgaatccaaaggaacttacgttctagctttgccaaacggttttgagttgtatttgcataattgtttttatgttcctacgctctctaaaaacattatctcaatcgccatgctagacatggacggtttttgttttgtcattaagaacaatcgttgctctatttctaggaatgatttggttattggccaagctacttccatcaatggcatatacattttagagacctcaaatccgacaaatgatatttataacattcaatcaaagaaactcaaaacaagtgacccaagtgaagcgttcatttggcattgtcgattaggtcacataaacgagaatcgcatcaaaagattaatttctactaatgtgattacaccatttgattatcaatcatttggtacatgcgaatattgcctacttggcaaaatgactcgtaatccttttagtggtaaagggacacgagctagtgagctattgggactcatacacaccgatgtatgtggaccaatgagtatcaccgctcgtggtaattatgactactttataaccttcaccgatgacttaagtagacatgggcatgtctatttaatgagaaataagagtgaagcgtttgagaaattcaaggaatttcaaaacgaagtagagaaccaattgaacaaaagaattaaggcacttcgatccgatcgtggtggtgaataccttagtcttgaatttgattcacacttgaaaggttgtggcattatatcacaactttctccacccggaacaccacaacttaatggtgttgcggaaaggagaaatcgaaccctactagatatggttcgatccatgatgagtcaaaccgagttaccgaactcgttttggggatttgcgatacaaaccgcaattcgatctttgaataatagtcccacaaagtccaccgaaaagactccatatgagatgtggacgggtaagatcccaaatatatcctatatgaagatttggggatgtgatgcttacgtcaaaactaagaacgacaacaagctagccccaagatccgaaaaatgcatctttgtaggttatccctcgacctctcgagggtattacttctacaaacctcaagatcataaagtgtttgtgtcttgtgaggctgtcttcttagaaagagaatttatttctaaaagacagagtgggagaaattttgaacttaatgaagttcaagagccacaaaccgagatagagacgcaagaagaagttccttcgtcgtctaacgcggttgtacctcctccactaagaaggacgggccgagtaattcgccatcccgatcgatatgtgggacttatcgaagaagatggaacactcgatgtgttacttatggaaagtgacgagcccgccacctacaaggccgcaatctctagtcctaattccaccttatggcttgaagccatgaagtccgaaatggattctatgcttgaaaaccaagtttgggacttggtagatttgcctaaaggggcaagacccctccaatgcaaatggatattcaaggtcaaaaatggcatagaaggacatgacgatgtctacaaagctaggctagtggcaaaaggatttacccaagtccaaggtctccattatgatgagaccttcgccccgtagccatgctaagatccatacggattttgttagcgattgccgcatttcatgattatgaaatttggcaaatggatgtcaaaaccgcttttttaaatgggcatttagaagaggaggtgtacatgatacaacccgaaggttttgttaaTTCTACAAATCCTAAcaaggtatgcaagcttaagagatccatatatggtcttaagcaagcatctagaagttggaatcatcgattcaatcatgttataaaagaaaatgggttcactcgaaatgttgaggaaccatgtttatacatgaaattcagtgggagcaatgttgtgttcctaatcttgtatgtcgatgacatactactcattggaaatgatattccaatgttgtcttgtgttaagaagtggttaggtaaccacttccaaatgaaggatttaggagaggcacaacgcatattaggtatccggatctatagagatagacccaagaggatattggcactaagtcaagagtcttatgttgataagattctttgacgattcagcatggacaaatccaaaaggggtttggtaccaatggtaaccggaacgatattgagcggactcaatgtccctccgaaccccatgatgttgaacgcatgaagttgatcccttacgcttccgctgttggatcaatcatgtatgccatgatatgcacacgtccggatgtctcgtatgccttgagcatgacgagtagatatcaaggaaatccaggtgagagtcactggattctttgtcaagaacatccttaagtacttgagaagaactaaggactctatcctagtgtttggaggagacactgagttgcgtgttacaggatacacggactcaagttttcaaacagatagagatgacatgaaatcacaagttggttttgttttcatgctcaatggtggtgccgtaaagtggagaagcttcaaggaagtcagaatcgcggattcaacaacggaggtgagtacattgcaaagcatcgaggctgccaaggaagctatgtggatcaagcaattcacggaaggtctaaaagtagtacctaccgccgatgatcccatcactctctattgtgataatagtgggacgatcttccaagctaaggagccgaagtctagtaatagatctagacatgtacttagaaaatatcatgtaataagagatttcattgaaagaaaggaaattgcgatttgtaaggttgggacggatgacaacatagccgatccgctcaccaagcctttatcgcaggctaagcatgatggacatgttgcgtccatgggacttaaacatgtaccaaatttttgttagattttgaaatgaaataaaagtgttgtttttgttcatgttcataatctcatttgtcttttatctttaatttatactttgttacatcccaacgggttgtggagacaattgaaccccgttaaagtgaacatggattaacatcgtatttgcccatagtcacttgtatgaggtgacgtctcgaagtgactagagtgtgaggcgattgatggcaagttcaagtgccatagagtcatgtgagatgactagtcgatcacataggcagactgttaggaactttttgtcgggccttatgaccgcttatagagttctggcaaatttatatagcctggtcgtggcgagagctactatagtattcaaatgagtcgattcttttgactaaagactattcgcctaagatggcacgatttcagattaactttgatttgtgttactacgaccttcgtaaatggggtcaaatgggcatattttgggttatgatggtgtggctagtcaaagggaatgagtgcaataggaattgtccacccctagtcagggttataacaatatctcagggccactcgaggagtaatgaactggaaatgcgtggccacgctcggaaggtatccagtgtagataaatccggtcaatcagttattctccagatcgaggaaaccactctcgatatgatcacttgcaagtacgacctgaaagacaccttgcattgagtgggagatagtaataggacaagagaattggtgacgcacacttgtcgaggacaagtgggagattgttggaatatgtgtcctccgacaataatgcgatcacgatcatgatgatcacatgtttaattctcattaaaatgaatacaattgggaagtaatattgttcttgtcaatggtcaacatatatcggtaatgattggcttactagagtttgacattactgtcgtgtgacggtggtgatcagttgaccccctaggtcatacctaaagggcaaccctcttagttgattatttaattaatcgtataatgttacgagttaattaaattacttgaaaattgacggacgattttggaagtaaaatttacgtatcatattgaaatatgatttaataagatacggtctgagtaattgaattgtatcattactcggatgaaataattgtttaatgtaacaattaaattgaatgaattgttataaatacaatcagttgtgatttataaattggtaaaatattttggcacaagtaattatgatattaccaagtcgattttgtatgtgacgtattttattaatacgttgtttttaatatgttaaaaatacataacatatatatgtgacatgtaacatgtaacatatagacaattgacaaaaataatatgggatccatattatgttaAGTGCCGAAATAATTGGGgagattaagctagttaattgttttatttaattgataAAACATGATGATGAAAAAGCAaccctagccttgcatacctattatttcttgtgaagaacaaattattcatgcattggctccccaataaggcctcctcttacacggttttggggaagacaaaatatcattgtttttccttataattTTACTAAGTAATATACTAAaagctagtgtattattttctaattcattcactactccAAAAACATAagtttctagagaaataaaatcctctctttatctctctacaaaaccgaaaatacttaagtgtttataattatttttggttcaattttctactataattaatattatactagttttgtaatattaattaaattaagaggagccttgggtattatatttagggagagatcttactcttagatctttgttcttccattggaataagctcaagaacaagtagagaaaggtgatctctcttgtgcccaaatagccgaaatcttgaatgtaaggacatttcttttcatctctttatttaatgtttgcatgcataagacctttattaatttatgacaaattatttagacatataagattatgttaaaatgtataaagatctacatttccttcaggggggggggggttgtttgaattgttttctaaactaaaggtttaaaggaagagaagtagagaaaagagcagtaaaagcaggaaaatagatttaaactatcaaatagagaagaacatgtcaggatttcagttcactacggtagtcgagtgactcaactgtaaacaactcggacgaattaatgcaagacggatgtggaaaggtcctttcggtccactttctatcctaaaataccactaacttaactttcatcctcgtcagggtagtctactgttcatagcaggcctatttagtccaatctttcgatctaggattaattctagccagattaaaagggtgactcagaagcatgcactcaactaagtcggtaaaatacaattaaattgctatggtgacagaatttcacaattaattcatctaacctattcactacatcgtcacattcctaccgtagatcccctaatcccaacatgaattagatttagctactcatatcgctaataatactaaaactaataacaaatgacgatttaacaataaacatgatgaaataacaaataaaatgcataaaagtaaattagggcagaaattaaatatgactaaacgaagaattaaagcaaacaaaagagagattattattaagaaaagagaaAGGGATTACAATCATGCGAAtctggcgtaaagaacacaaaatccgagcaaaacaatcccgagaacaaagttacagagaaaagggaaaaagtaACGTAATAAGTTTTCTGTGAAAGCTAAACTGAATGATTGATAAGATAAAAGATGATGTTAATGACCTAGTTAACGTAagtttaaataggaaaataactaagtttatcgaaataaaacaactcacgggctaattaaagcccatgaaaacagaaacctctcgatcgagtggaataaaaccactcgatagAGCAAAActcagcataatctactcgatcgagtagaataatcactcgatcgagtaacccctctttataacacttctggatcgagtagaaaagcactcgatcgagcaactggggccatgaaaaccactcgatcgagtggtaaaactactcgatcgagtcttctgtcttcaattcagctcaaatccacgcccgactgcctcgtaatccgtgccttcacgcttcccaatgcagtatctcactctggaaaatcccgtctccactaaatgcatgcaaaaaggacgaaaaagcaTACGATTCCattactttcgcgttcatttctaaaaaacggataaaacgaaccaaagtagccaattcggggcataatactatataaacagtacaaaaatgcatagaaatacgtgctaaaataggctaaaaagactatacattaggcacgtatcaaacgtaTCTGATCCGATGAGTACATCAGTGCAAAATTGAGTAGTAGGGGCGATGCCAGTAACCTCCGGTGTTCCAAAAATGGCGGCCCCTACCACCAGAGTGACTGCAGGCCAGGCCCAGCCCCAGGTATCAGCAAAGTCTCATTAGTCCCCCAAAATCCCAGATTTGGGAGCAGGGAAGGCTGACAAATCACCAGTTATGAATCCTGTACCCAAGCATAGCAGGGATGGGAGCCCACAGCGTCCAGGATCAACATAACACCTGGCAGGAGCCCGTCTCCCAGGAGTGTCACAATCGGATCTGGTACAGCAGTTGCTCCAAGGGATGACATCTTTACAGCAGGCGGTGATAGGGTTACAAATGGACAACTAGTCCTTGCAGGAAAAGATAGATGCAGTGTCACCCCTGGGAACGACCCAGCAAATGACAAGGTCGACACCCGGCCAGGGGAATGCCCGGGAGTACTCAGGGAGGCTACTGCCGTAAAATCTAGTAACCAGGCTCGATATGGATATGCTGCCACCAGAGGTAACCACGCCCCCCCGAGCAAGTATATCCCGAAGGAACGGTGGCCGCCCAGGGTACGATCCAACCACCAGGGGTGCCACCACCACCAAGGATGACGCAAACGTACCCTATGGTACTCAATCCCGTGGGATTAGAAGTACTGATTCCAGATCCCATACCAACAACCAGCAGTACGCCAGTGGTACCAAGATGCAATCCAGGGGAACACTCAGCGAGAAACACATATCCCAGGATGTGCTCCTATGTGCCATATACTCCAGACAGCCAGTTTAGGCCTATTGTGAACTCAACACCATTACCTGGAAGCTACATGGTCCCTCCTTACATGACAGGAGGAACACCAAACCCATATGGGGTCTACTCAACACACCACAACCAGGGTATGGGGTAGGAAGCCATGTAGAACAACAGTTGTAGGATATCAGGTCTCTGCTCAGTAAGGTCCCAGGGTTACCACGCCCCATGGAGGTGGCGACCCCGGAGTGCTATGCGGATTCCCCCTTCGTGGACATCATTGCCCTTGTCAGCATGCCCAAGGGGTTCCACCTTGTCAGGAGCCGCACTCCAATGGTTCGTTAACCTCCCCAACAAGTCTATTTCTAGCTTTGCAGGGTTACTAAACGTTTTTAATCAGCAGTTCGCCAGCAGTCGCAAGCCAGAAAAATTATCCAGTGATCTATACCGGATCGTCCAGAGCTTTGAGGAGTCCACCAGGGATTATCTCGCCAGGTTCAATGTGGAAAAGATATCTATCCCTAGGTGCGACCCTACAATAGCAGTCAATGCCTTCATACGGGGACTGCACCGCGACTCTGATTTGTACAAGGATCTCACCAAGCACCCATGTGCCACCTTTGAGGAAGTCAAGCAAATGGCAGAGGCCACTTACCGCCTAGAGGAGGATAAGGATAGAAGGGACCTGTACGGAACAGAGTCATCCAGCAGAAAAATCACAACGGAGAAGAAGAACGAAAGAGCCAAACCCTACAGCAAGAACACAGTGAACAAAGTCTCATGAGAAACAGATAGCACTGAGGCTCCACCTAAGCTCAGCGAGTATGGGTTCACCACTGGACTTGCTGGGGTATTGAAGGCAATCAGGGAACAAGGACAGAGGGCTAGGTGGCCCAAGAAGCCTACACCCAGGAAGAACGACAGAAGAGACACCAGCAAAAGGTGTGAATACCACAACGATATTGGCCATAATACAGAAGATTGTGTAGTACTACGAAAGGAAGTGAAGCACCTCTACAGTGCTGGATGCTTGGATCACCTGCCCCCCAAGGGAGCGAAATCTGGAAAGGTCAATACTGCTGACCAGGCCCAACCATCCCCGCCTCCACCTTACTCAAAGGTCGTGAGCGTCATCACAGGAGGATCGGAAATATGTGGTCTCACTTATTCAGTAGCAAAGCGCCATGCAACCGAGACTAAAGGAGATGGACCAGAGTTCTCCCTCCGAGTCAGCAGACAGGATCTACCAGCAATCTCCTTCGACGAGGAAGACATACCCGATGAGGCAGAACACCACCATGACGccttgatcattaccatttctaTAGGGAACTGCCTTGTTAAAATGATATTGGTAGATATACAGGAAGCTCTGTGAACCTTATAATGTTGGAAACCTTGAAaaacatggggttcagcgagaaaGACTTGGTGCAGAAGGCAATACCCTTGGTAGGCTCCAGCGGAGAAACTAAGCAATCCCTTGGGGAGATAGTGATCCCTACCTTTGCAGGGGGTATGAACAAACAGGTACAGTACTTGGTCATTGATGGTCCCTCAACTTATAACGTGATACTTGGCAGGCCTTGGATCCACGAAATGAAAGCGGTACCATCAACGTACCATCAGAGCCTGAAATTCCCTACGCCCTGGGGGGTACAGGAGATACGGGGAGATCAAACTATAGCTAGGGATTTCTACAAGAACGCTCTTAAACTCACCGTAGCTGgtccagcatagcaattacaaaAACTGTGCGTCCAGAGGGAGTATATCGCACCTCCCCAGGACCCACAACTTCCAGCAAGAACAGTGCTGGTAGGAGCTGATTATGCAGGAAACATCTGTGAGCAGATAATTTAATTTCTACGTACTAACATAGATTGTTTCACCTGGTCCCATAGCGGCATGATTGGCATAGATCCAAGTGTAATTACACACCGGTTAAACGTAAACCCCAACTTTCCTCCAGTCCAGCAGTAAAGGCGGAAATTTGCTCCTGAAAGGAACGAGGTGATAAACCAGGAAGTAGACAACCTCCTGGCAGCAGGCAAGATCAGGGAAGTTAACGACCCAGAATGGCTCTCAAATGTTGTGGTTGTACCCAATAAGAACAACAAGTGGAGAGTGTGTGTTGATTTCACAGATTATAAAAAAGcttgcccaaaagacccattccCCCTACCGCACATTGATTCCATGGTAGACGCTACAGCAGGGCATGAGCTACTTACCTTCCTTAACGCCTGGAGcgggtacaaccagataaaaatggACCCTAAGGATCAGGAGAAAACAGCCTTCGGATCCGACAGAGGCTTGTACTGCTACAATGTGATGCCCTTAGGTCTCAAGAATGCCGGTTCCACCTATCAGCGCCTGGTGAACAGAATGTTCAAGGAGGAGATAGGGAGAACAATGGAAGTTTACATTGACGATATGTTAGTCAAATCTGAGAAGGCAGAACAACACATGTCCCACCTGGAAAATACCTTCTCGATCCTCAGAAAATACCATATGAAGCAGAACACCCCGAAATGCACTTTTGGAGTCTCCTCGGGGAAATTCCTGGGGTACTTGGTGAcacaaagagggatagaggccagcaccgAGTAAATAAAAGCAGTACTCCAGTTAGAATCCCCTCAGAAGCCAAAGGACGTGGAGAGGCTCACAGGACGGGTAGCAGCCCTAAACCGGTTCATATCAAGGTCCCCAGACAGGTGCCAATTGTTCTATGACATCCTGAGAAAGAGCCAGAAGTTTAAATGGACACAGGAGTATGAAAAGGCGTTTAGGGAGCTCAAGCAGTACCTAAGCACCCCCTTCTTCTCTCCAAGCCAGAATAGGGAGAACCACTGTATTTGTATCTGTCCGTAACAGAGGTGGCTGTAAGCGCTGTACTGGTATGAGAGCATGAAGGTACGTAGAAACCATtatactatataagcaagtctctgttagaccaggtacacatctctagaaagactcgttttagcacttgttacTGCCTCGTACAaattgcgtccctattttgagtcacatacaATTTCAGTCATGACCAACTACCCCCTGAGAACCATAATGAGGAAACCCGAACTGTCAGGAAGAATGGTTAAGTGGTCTGTCCACCTAAGTGGGTACGACCTGAAATTTGAACCCCGAACAGCCATAAAGTCCCAAGCCCTAGctgactttgtgtcagactttaGTCCCACCCTTCATGAACAAGCCGACAGTGAAATCTTGACCTTAGGTGAGGCTAAAGGGGAGCAGGTATGAGAATTGCATGTTGATGGAGCATCCAATACGAAGGGAGCAGGGGTAGGGCTGGTCTTGAAATCACCTTAGGGGGAACAAATAATACAGGCAGTACGGTGCGAGTTCAAAGCAACGAATAATGAGGCTGAATACGAGGCCCTAATCCTAGGACTCCAATTAGCCCTAGAAATGCAAATCAGCCACATCAAGGTGTTTAGTGACTCCCAACtgatagtcaaccacgtgaataaTGTATATACGGCCAGGGATCCTAAAATGGCAGCCTACCTGGAGGTGGCAAAGGAGCTCAAACTCCGCTTTGCCTCCTTCCACATCCAGGAGATACCAAGGGACTAGAATTTTGAAGCAGATGCTCTCGCCACCCTGGGAGCAGCCTTCACTCCAGGGATTGCGGGCTCTATACCATTCATCTATGTCATTAAACCTGCCATACGCCAGAATGAACAACTGAACGCCAGTAAGGCTGCAACCACCCAATGGACATGCGAAGCAGGGGTACTTTGTA
The Silene latifolia isolate original U9 population chromosome 11, ASM4854445v1, whole genome shotgun sequence genome window above contains:
- the LOC141613669 gene encoding uncharacterized protein LOC141613669 — encoded protein: MRIPPSWTSLPLSACPRGSTLSGAALQWFVNLPNKSISSFAGLLNVFNQQFASSRKPEKLSSDLYRIVQSFEESTRDYLARFNVEKISIPRCDPTIAVNAFIRGLHRDSDLYKDLTKHPCATFEEVKQMAEATYRLEEDKDRRDLTEAPPKLSEYGFTTGLAGVLKAIREQGQRARWPKKPTPRKNDRRDTSKRCEYHNDIGHNTEDCVVLRKEVKHLYSAGCLDHLPPKGAKSGKVNTADQAQPSPPPPYSKVVSVITGGSEICGLTYSVAKRHATETKGDGPEFSLRVSRQDLPAISFDEEDIPDEAEHHHDALIITISIGNCLVKMILVDIQEAL